Genomic window (Leptospira kanakyensis):
TTCGGGACTCAGGGTCGGAAAACGTCGAGTAGACTAGTTCGTTATGCGCCGTTCTGATAAATCCGCTTAATTGAAATAAAATAAATTGTTTTTCAAAAATTTTCACCCTTAGGAGATTATCGAAAATGAGAACATATCAGATTGTTTTTGGAATCATGCTAATTTGTTACCTTCCAAGACAAAATCCCATTTGGGCTCAATCTAGTGAAGTTTGCTTAGACGCAGTTGAAGTAACATCTTCACCAAAAAGACCTTCATACGAAAATGAACTTCAACTAAAACTAGAATTAGATTTTAATGGAAAAAAAGTCAAAAATTTAATAGATTTGAATAGCTCTATAGAGACAATAACGCGTGTAGAATTAATTTATTCAGTCTGTAAACACCAACTCGGTTTCAATCAGGATCGGTTGAATACCGAACGTATCAAAAATTTAAAGAAAAATAATAAACTTTTTTCTAATCCTATGATTCAGTGGTCAACTTATGAAAACAAAAACTGCATAAATCGTGAAGAAGGAAAAAAACTATTTCATGGTTTTATAGTTCACTATCGCCCAACTCCTACAACTGAAAGTTCAAAGAAAGAATTAGATATAATTAGAACAAAAATTTTTCCAGAACCAACGAAATCAATTTCAACTAAAGAAGATCTATCATCGTGCGGCCATCAGCCTATCTTAAAGGATGAAGTAGTCGAAAAAGTTTTGGAACGAAATAAACAATGGAGCGAATTACTAATCGTTGCAGATTTAACTGGCAGTATGTATCCTTATACAATACAATTGATTACATGGTTTAAGCTAAAATCTTTAGATAAGAAAGTGAAAAGTCTTATGTTTTTTAATGATGGAGATTTAAAACCCGATAAAGATAAAATTCCTTTGTCTACTGGCGGTCTATATTTTGGTCAAACATCGAGTTATGAAGATATAGCTAAAATTGCTGAAAAAACAATGAGTTCAGGATATGGCGGCGATATTGAAGAAAATGATGTTGAGGCAGTAATATCGGGTATTGAAAAATGTTCAACATGCAAAGATGTTATCCTCATAGCGGACAATTATGCTTCGATGAGAGATTTTAAATTTATCGAAAAAATAACAAAACCAGTTCATATCATAATCTGTGGATACAATGGGTTAATTCATCCCGAATATCTATACTTAGCCTGGAAAACTGGAGGATCAATCCATACAATAGAAGAAGATATTTCAAACATTTCTAAAATTCACGAGGGAGAAACTATTAAAATTGGTAAGCAAAATTATTTAATAAAAAATCAAAAATTTATTCGAATAAAAGAAATTTGAACTAAGGATTTTCTAGAAACCAGAACGTCGTCTCCGCAAGTTCGTTATGCGATAGTCAGTAAAAAATAAGGAAAGTATATATGACAAAAAAGATTCCAATAATATTCATTCTTACATTGATTGTATTTGCAATATTCAATAATTGTAAGAAAACCATTGCAAACACTAGTCCGACTTTCCATGTAGAATGGTTAAAAGAGTATATAAAGGAAGAAGATTTATTAACAGAAGAAGGAAAATCGTTAGAAGATATTGCCTCTTTCCACTATCAAAAATTCGTAATTGATAGAATTAGAGGCGAAAAGACTTTATATGTAGAAAGTGATATACCAAAAATCATTTCATTTATTAAAAATACCAAAACCAATCTAAAATTTAATAGAATAAAAGATAATCTTGTTTTGATTCATCATTTAGGATTTGATTCTTCAAGTGATATCGCTAATGGTTCTCAACTTTGGATAAAGACAAAAAATTCATGGAAAATATTTGATAATGAAGATAATCTTAAAAGCATAAATTACCAGAATGTTTATTTAGGTTCTATTGGAAATTTACAAGGAGAAAAATTAATTGTTAATGGAGGATGTTGCGACACTGACACATTAGTAATTTTTGACGTTCTTGAAAATGGTGATTTCAAAAATATATATTCAAACACCCTTTATGGAAACAGTTATTCAATTGAAAAGGAAGGTGATTTATACGTAATATATGAAGTGACTGTCGAAGGTGAGAAAACTAAAATCGAATTTTAGAATTGCTGACATTCGCATAACAGCATTAGTAAAAATTAAAAGTTTAGTTAAAAATGAATAAGATATCGGATGAAATACTTGGTTTTTTAAAAAAAGAAACAACAAAAACAATGTTGTTAAGTGCAAAGAGTTTTATTGAATTATTGGAAAATCAAAATATCTCTCTTACTGACTTTTATCCCAAATTACATGAAAACTTAATTAATTTATATTTATCTGGTCACTTATTTGATTCAATTCCTTTAAATCACTTTAATAATGAAAATAACCTAGATGACGATAAATATTTCAAAAATTTAAATTGTTCACTGATTTCAAATTTAAAAGAGGGTTCTTTGTATTGGGAAATTTTTGACCCTACATACTCTGAAACTAATGGCATACCTAGTTTAGGATGGAGAGAAGAAGACAAAATTCCAATTCAAGGTTGGCTAGATGATGACATGTCAGATATCTATCGTGATTTAAAAACTCAAATTACCAAAATTGAATCACTAGAAAGTAATGAAATTGTTGAAGATGGTCTTTGGACTTTAAAATGGAGTTTTCTCCATCATTGGGGAAAACATTGTATTGATGCGCTAAGATACCTCCACTATTTTATTTATGATGGGAAAAAATATCCTATTTGAATTTATCTGAAAAAAATATTCACTTACGTCTCCGCTAGTTCGTTATACGACATTACTTAAATGAAACGAAAGATATACAAACTTACAATAATCCTAGTATCCTTGCTCATAATAATCTATACTAGTCTATTTATATATACTGTTGGTAACGCTTACTACATAAGAGAAAAAACATCGGTAATCAATGAATTGAAAATCTCAAAGTCAATACTTTCCGATAAATCATTGGAACCTATTTATATTTTTAAATGTGAATCAAATTCCGTCACTTTACCTTTGGAAGTTTGCGAAAATTTTAAACAAAAATATCCAAAACTATGCTCGCAATCCTACTTTTCGTTTGTTTTAAATCAGTACGACTTCTGTGATTCAATAGACTATAAAGACAAAATCCAATTTGGGAACGTATCTTGTCCTGAACACTTATATGATTTGTTTCACAAGAATTATGATAATACTTTTTTCCTACCATTTAATGAATTTGTTCAAGAAACAACTAACATACTTTTTTTAGAATCTTTTTTCGCATTTCATAAAGACTATTCCATTGATTTAGTGAGACTTGAAAACGGACAACTAGAAGTAATTTCGAAGACAACTATCTCTATAGTTACTAAAACTGGAAGTCTGCTACACCTAGAGCTGCCAAGTGAAGTAAATAAAAGTCTAGAATCTATATTGCAATATTCAAAATTTATAGGATGTGATGTAGTTAAAAACTATACAAATTAAAGTCACATAATATTCATTATATGAGATTCAAAAAATATTATCTATGGCAAATAAAATGATAAACCAAATAAAATACATTGCTTTGTTGATCACCACACTTTCGTGTATGACAATTCCAATTGAAAACTATGAATTAAATCATCGCGAATATGATAAAATTAGCATAAATAAAACGGCAAAAATTCTTATCTTTGAAGACCTTAGAAAAGGTGAAAATAAGGATGATTCAATACTTGCCATGATCCCTTTGGTTTTTTCAGCTGGAGCCAAATTGAATTTTCCTGAGGCAGATACATTAAGTGTTAATTCACCTATCAAATACTATATAGCTGATATTATCAAAAAAGAATTGGCTAATCAATATCAGTTAAAAAAAATCTTTATTTCTGAAAATATTTCCGATAATGAAGATTTCAATATTTTTGGAAAAATTAATACATATACATGTAATAGATATAGTACTACGTATGGATTGGGACTTTTTGGAGTATTTACGTGGTATTTTGGCGCGCCGATTTTTAAGACTGAGTGTATTTTAAATCTAGAAATTATAATTAAAAATAAATCAGGAGGAGTTATTTTCAATAATAGTTACCTTGAAAATGAGACCAATTATATTGGTTTGTATTACAACCTAACTACCTCCTCAAAAATACATCCTATGCTAATGAAAAAAGTTATGTATAAAATAAATTTGGATTTAAAATCTATTCTTCGTTAGGTTTTAGGAATGCGTTTTACTCGTACACATTACTCAGAGACGCAATTTTCTGAATACCCTGCCTCGGATTTGGGGTGAACCTACTTCGGTTCGTTGGATCGAAGTTGGAAATTAGAAGAGTATATTTCCTAGAAAAGTAGAAAGAAAATGAACTTTACTGGTTTGTACAAATTGTAACTAATATTAATGTCGGGTATTCGAAATCAAATGAGCATAAAAGTAATTCTTTCCAATAATAAACCTTTACTTTTCTCGATCGCATTGGGGTTGTTTTACTTTTCGTTTGCCACTTGGATGAATATAAATAAAACCATCAAATACTTGTTTATTTATACGATGTTTTTTCTGCCGGGATTTACTTTTCCAGTTTCAACTTCCTATTTTAATATTGGAAATATCAATTTTCTTCGGAAAATTTTTCATTTGATTTTATCAATGACGATTTACTACTTAGTGAGTCATATCTTTTTATATGAAAACAGAATTGATTACATTACAATATTAGCAGGATTTCTCGGTTCTTTATTTTATCTCCTAAATAATAAGTTTGTTCTAAAGCAACAAATGAAAATAAAACAAATTCTTATCATTGCAATTCTCAGTGCATTTGCGTTTTTTCCATTTGAAATACAAATGATTCTTTCTCATGCAGTCCAGGGTCCGTTTACATTTCTTCCCTTTGAAATCATTCGGAATCTTCCCTATACAAAATTTATTGGTTTTGGATTACTTTATTGGACTGTATTGAACGGTGGTTTTTTGAATTTCTTAAATAAGAGAACTTTATGAAATTGGAAAAAGGTAATATGAGAAAAATTATATTAGATCTAGCTGTAACATTAGATGGTTTTATTGAAGGTTCTAATGGAGAAATTGATTGGTGTATCATGGATGATGATATGAACTTTGATGGTTTCTTGTCCACAATTGATACAATTTTTTATGGTCGGATCAGTTATGACAACTGGGGTAACTACCAACCGTCAAACGATGCTACTCAAGCAGAAATTAAACTTTGGGAAGGAGTTCATTCAAAGAAAAAATATGTATTTTCAAATCATCCAAAAATTGATAACAACGCCGAATACATCAGTTCAGATATCCTAAAAAAAGTGGAAGAGATAAAAAAGCAGAATGGAAAAGACATATGGCTTTACGGAGGCGCCAGTCTTATTAAAACATTTATCAATCATAATCTTATCGATATTTATCGTATTTCAATTCATCCTATTGCATTGGGAAGTGGGAAGCCATTGTTTGAAGATTTAAAGGAAAGACTCAATCTTACCTTGATTGAAACAAACAGATTTAAGTCAGGAGTAGTTCAGGTTATTTACGACAAGAGTTAACGAGTCAGAATATGATTATCAAAAAAACAATCAGTGATGAACTTGAATTTTAAAAATAATAGTGTAGTAGGCAGTTTCAGAGATTGGTAACTAAGTTGATTTGAAGTAGTATCTACTTTTTCTATTTCTCTTCCGCCACTGCATCGTCTGCCACGACTAGGTGTTTGTATTTTTCTGGTTGGTTGGTTTTAAGATAAAATTCTAAAATTGTTTCTACGTCGGCCTCTGTTTTCATTGCAAACCATTTCCCTTCTGGGTAAGAAACTTGGATGGGTCCAAGTTCACAACGATCCAAACAACCAGATTTTTGAACTCGAAATTTGTATTCAATTCCCGCTTTGGCTGCTTTTTGTTTGAGGAGTTTTAGAAGTTCGATGGAGCCTTGATTCCCGCAAGACACCCGTTCGCCGGGTGCCCTTTGGTTTTCACAGACAAAAACATGTTTTTCGTAAAACATCGGTTTTTCTTTTCCTTAATTTTCTTAAACGGCGTAATCTTCCATAGGAATACACGAACAAACCAGGTTACGATCTCCGTACACATTGTCCACACGACCTACACTTGGCCAGAACTTACGTATGCGTAACCAAGGAAGAGGATAAGCCGCTCGTTCTCTTGGATAAGAATGGTTCCAAGAATCGCTGATGACCATGTCTGCCGTGTGAGGAGAATTTTTAAGTGGGTTGTCTTCTTTGGAAAGAACTCCCGACTCAATGTCTTTGATTTCTCCGGCAATGGCTAACATAGAGTCAATGAATCTATCGAGTTCCTCTTTGGATTCCGATTCTGTTGGTTCTACCATAAGCGTACCGGGAACTGGGAAGGACATCGTAGGTGAGTGGAATCCGAAGTCGATCAGCCTTTTGGCAATATCTTCTACTTCGACACCACTACCTTTTTTGAATCCACGCATATCCAAAATACACTCGTGAGCCACTAGACCCTTGTTTCCGCGATATAAAACCGGGAATGAAGATTCTAATTTTTTAGCGATATAGTTTGCATTGAGAATCGCAATCTTTGTTGCAAATTGTAATCCTTCAAATCCGAGCATGGCAATGTAAGCCCAAGAGATCACAATGATAGATGCAGATCCCCAAGGGGCAGCAGACACCGCCCACTGGCTGTTATTCGATCCATTTTCTACAAGGCTATGCCCAGGAAGAAAAGGTGCTAAGTGTTCGGCAACACCGATTGGTCCAACACCTGGCCCACCGCCACCGTGAGGGATACAAAAAGTTTTATGAAGGTTTAAATGACAAACATCGGCACCAATATCACCAGGTCTTGTGAGTCCCACTTGGGCATTCATATTGGCTCCATCCATATAAACTTGCCCACCATGATCATGGATGGTTTGGCAAATTTCTTTGATGGAGGCTTCAAAAACACCATGAGTGGAAGGATAGGTAACCATTAGGGCACCTAAACTACTTTTGTATTCGACTGCTTTTTTCTTAAGATCATCTACATCAATGTTTCCATTGGAATCACAATTGACTGGAACCACTTTGAATCCAGCCATCACTGCGGATGCGGGATTGGTTCCATGTGCCGAGATGGGGATGAGACAAATGTCTCTATGCATATCGTTACGACTTTGGTGATAATTACGAATGGCAAGTAAACCTGCATATTCTCCTTGCGAACCAGCGTTAGGTTGGAGAGAAACCTCAGCAAAACCTGTGATTTCACAAAGCCATTTTTCTAATTGGCTAAAAAGTGTTCTATATCCTTCGGTTTGATTTTCAGGAACAAACGGATGGATATTGGATAGTTCTGGCCAAGTGACAGGATACATTTCAGTTGATGCATTGAGTTTCATTGTACAAGATCCAAGAGCAATCATGGATGTTGTAAGAGATAAATCTTTGGATTCCAATCTGCGAATGTATCGGAGCATCTCTGTTTCTGTATGGAAACTATTGAAAACTGGATGAGTCAGATAGGATGATTTACGTTCCATGATTTCTGGAATTTTCCATTCTTCTTTGGCCGTTAGATCATCTAATTCAAAATGGAGTGATTTGTTTTCGTTAAATATTTCCAAAAGGTCTTTGATGTCTTTTAGATTCGTAGTTTCATCTAAAGAGATGCTGATCACATGACCAGAAACCTGTCTGATATTGATTTCTCTTTCTTCTGCATAGTGGATGATTTCTGCGGAAGAAATTTTAGACAATTCGATTCGAAGGGTATCAAAGTAAGGATTGGAAATAATTTTGTATCCGAGTTTTTCAAGACCAGTCGCAAGGATCGTTGTCATACGATGCACTCGTGATGCAATTTGTTTTAAACCTTTTGGTCCATGATAAACGGCATACATAGAAGATAATACCGCAAGTAAAACTTGCGCTGTACAAATGTTAGATGTTGCTTTATCTCTACGAATGTGTTGTTCTCGTGTTTGTAGGCTTAGGCGGTAACCAGGTTTTCCTTGAGAATCTTTGGAAACACCAATGAGGCGACCTGGCATGTTTCGTTTGTATTCTTCTTTGGTGGCAAAGTATCCTGCATGTGGTCCACCAAATCCGAGTGGCAATCCAAATCGTTGTGTGGTTCCCACAACAACATCAGCATTCATTTCACCTGGTGCTTTTAAAATGGTAAGTGCTAAAAGATCAGCTGCCACCACAGTTTTGGCACCAACTTTGTGGAGACTTTCAATAAATTCACTAAAATCGTAAATGGTTCCGTCAGTCGAAGGGTATTGTACAATCGCTCCAAAAAAATCATTGGATGGAACCATCTTTTTAAAAGATCCCACAACAATATTGATTCCCAGCGGAATCGCACGAGTGCGGATCACATCTAAAGTTTGCGGATGAACAGACTGTGATACAAAGAATGATTTTCCTTGTGTATCCTCTTTTAAAGAGAAAAGCATATTCATCGCTTCTGCTGCCGCTGTTCCTTCATCAAGAAGAGAAGCATTGGCAATTTCCATTCCAGTTAAATCGGTGATCATCGTTTGGAAATTGATGAGAGCTTCCATTCGACCTTGTGCAATTTCTGCTTGGTAAGGAGTGTAAGCAGTATACCAACCTGGGTTTTCTAAAATATTTCTTTGGATCACGGCAGGAGTGATACAAGAGTAATATCCAAGACCCAAATAAGATCTATAGATTTTGTTTTTAGAAACAATTTTCTTTAGTTCTCTTTGAAGAGCATATTCACCAATCGGATTTGGTAAGTTGAGTTCCTTTCGTAAACGAATGTTTTCCGGAACCGCATCATTAATGAGATCATCCAAAGCCTTATAACCAATTGTGCTGAGCATCGAAGAAACGGTTTCTTCGGTCACACCGACATGGCGACGGAGGAAGGTATCACTTGGTTCTAATGTTTCTTCATAAGGGGATTGGAGAGGTGATGTAGGTTTTACGGAACTCACTTTAGAAAAACTCCTATTAATCTAGTTTAGATACGTATTCTTTATACTGCGCTGCAGTAAGTAGGTTTCCGAGTTCGGAAGTTTGGATGTTTTTTAGTTTTACCATCCAAGTATCAAAAGGTTCAGCATTCACTGCCGCTGGATTGGAACCGAGGTTTGCATTTGTTTCTACTACTTCGCCAGAAATTGGTGAATATAAATCTTCTGCAGCTTTTACTGATTCGATGGTTCCAAGGCTATCCTTAGCTTTGATTTGTTTTCCTGGTTTAGGAAGGTCAATAAACACAATGTCACCAAGTGCATTTTGTGCAAAGTCAGTGATTCCGATTTGTGCCAAATCACCTTCTACTTTGACCCATTCATGTTTTTCCGTATAATAATATCCGTCTCTTGCTTGTGTATCTGCCATGATTTTTCCTCTTCGATGTGACTCTTTCGTTTAACGATTATTTCGGACACTGCCTTGGATGAAGGCGCCAGTCTCTACTTTTGCCAATTTCTTCTGCCCACGAATCTCCACAAATACTTCCACTTGGTTTTTGGCGAATTCGGTGTCCAGAATGGCTAATCCTAGGGATTCTTTCCGGCTGGGAGAGTGGGTTCCCGAGGTGGATTTGCCAATTTCTTTCCCATCACCTGAGAAAATTGGGAAATTTTCCCGTAAAACCCCTGGTTCCATTAGGCGAATTCCCACAACTTTTGATTTGGGGCCATTTTTTTTATCTGCAATGATCCGCGTGTATCCCAAGTAAGGTGAGGGTTTTTCTTTGACAATAAAGTTGATTCCCGATTCTACCGGTGTCCATTCTGCATTGAGTTCATGGCCATACAGCGGGTATTTTGCTTCAAGTCTTAGTGTGTCACGTGCTCCCAGACCAACAGGAACCAAACCATAGTCTTTTCCTATTTCTAATAATTCTTTCCAGAGAGTGACACCGAGTGTGTTTGATGTATAAATTTCAAATCCATCCTCTCCCGTATAACCTGTACGAGATACGATGATGGTTTCTCCTTTCCAGTTCATTTCTTCAAAATGATAATAGAGGATGGAACTTAAGTCCTTACCAAGATACTTAGAAAAAATTTCATCTGCTTTTGGACCTTGTAATGCAATTTGATGCCAGTTTTTACTATCATCAAGAACAGAAACGTTCCCTTTTTTGTATGTTTCTAAATGTTTTGTTACTGCAGGGTAGTTGGATGCATTGGAACAAATCATATATTTCGAATCACTGAATTTATAAACAGTGATATCATCCACAAGCCCACCATTTTCATTTACCACTGCATTGTACTGCACTTGGCCCACTTTCATCCCAGTGATGGTGTTACAGGTGACTGATTCTAAGAAAGTAAGAACATCTGCTTCATCTCCGGTGACAAAAATTTCACCCATATGGGATACATCAAAGAGTCCCGCAGCCGATCTTGTGGCCAAATGTTCTTGGATGATCCCAGTATATTGCACAGGCATGTCCCAACCGCCAAAAGGAACCATCTTAGCTCCCATTTCTTTATGGATTGTATGTAAAGGTGTTTGTTTTAGTTCCACGGCACTCTCTCGTTCAGACTCTGGAACCATGGAAAAATGGTTTCATCGTTATGGAATAGAATTTTTTTTAAGATATAATGTTAAGAGAAGTCTATCGCATCGAAAAAACCGGATCTATCGATCATCTGCAAAGAAAATCAGAACCGCTCAGTGAACCGAAAGGTGATGAAGTGACCATTGAAGTGAAAGCCATTGGTCTCAACTTTGCCGATGTATTTTCGATTTATGGTTTGTACTCAGCAACTCCTAAAGGAAGTTTCATTCCTGGATTGGAATTTGCGGGAAAAATCGCAAAAATTGGCGAAAAAGTGAAGAATTTTCAAGTCGGCGACTCTGTGTTTGGTGTGACTCGCTTTGGTGCATACACAACTCATTTGAACATTTCAGAAAAAACTGTATTTGCACTTCCGAAGGGTTGGTCTATGCAAGATGGTGCAGCCTTTGTTGTACAAGCACTCACTGCATACTATGCACTGGTTCCACTAGGACAAGTGAAAGAAGGTGATCATATTCTCATTCATAGCGCCGCTGGTGGTGTTGGAATCATGGCAGGTCACATTGCGAAGAAAAAAAAAGCAATCACCATCGGTCTTGTAGGTGATTCTCGTAAATTTTCGATCTTAAAAGAGGTTGGTTATGATTATTTTCTCATTAGATCTCCTAAGTTTAAACAAGAGATGAGGAAAATTTTATCAGAACATCCGTTAAAAATAGTTTTAGAATGTTTAGGTGGTCGTTATTTTCACGACAGTTATGATCTATTGGCACCGATGGGAAGACTTATTACCTATGGCAGTGCGAACTTCACACCATCACATTCATTCAGAAATTGGTTATCCATCGCCTATTCTTACCTCAGAAGACCAAAAATTGATCCATTATCTATGATTTCAGACAATAAATCGGTGATGGGATTCAATTTAATATGGTTGTGGAATGAAATTGATGAACTTCGAAAACATTTTTCCGATTTAATGATCTTATCACTACCAAAACAAACGATTGGGCATGAGTTTACGTTTGATTCGATACTTGATGCACTTCGTACATTTCAATCAGGACAAACAATTGGTAAGATCGTTATCACAGTTCCGTAGAATGTGTATTAGTCTGTTTTTTATTTTGAATAAAAATTCTTGCAAAAAATAAAATTTCTTTACATTAAAATTGATATGATTTAATTATGTCGTATCAATTCACTCTCTGTTTGCCAAGGACAGCCGTGATTTGAAATCAAAAGATAAGGACGATCACAATGGTTGCTAAAAAGAAAGCCGCAAAAAAGAAAGCCGCTAAGAAAAAAGCTGCAAAGAAAAAATCTAAGAAATAACTTAGATTCGATTCTTCCTTCGAAACTCTCGAAGTAAGATTGTGTGAACCCGCAAGACCTGCGGGTTTTTTCATTTATAGAGGTAAGTTCTTAAGAAAAATTAGGCAATTGCCCTTGTAAAACCCCTTCTAGACATCAAAAATCCCGATTTTTTATCCGAATTGGCTCTTTCCATACCAATAAATTGAAAATGATCCTTCTTATTGATCGAATCAAAGAGTGCTTTCATTAGTGATTCGATGTTAGGATGCACTACGTTTTTATAACTTTTACGTGAATGATCCTTTCCCCAGATCTCTAAATGGTCTGTATCAGGCATTTTGAGGATGAGAGAAGGGAGGTCATATCGTTTCATCAGTACGTTGCAAACATCTTCGAAACCATATTCTGTGATGGAGTTAAAATCAAAAAATACAAGTAAGTAGAGGATATTGGTTGGTTCCAATCGTCCATTTTCATCAGAAATTTTCTGAATCCCATCTAAAACTACATAGCGCAAATTCTTTGTTTGGATCCAAAGTTTCTGATCTTCGTGGCGTTTGAGGTTCACTTCTTCAGAAAACCGTTTTTGAAATACGGTAGAGAGGAAAAATCCGGAAGAATCTTGTCTTTCTTCGAGGATTCGTTCTAAAGAAAAGGGTTCAAACTCTAAATTGAAGTACTTTGTATACGTCTCTGCCATATCTCTTAGAGTAACGGACAGATTTTAGAGTTTGAATCGGATTTTTTTACAATTAAGATCTAGAAAATTAGAATTCTAACATCCTTCGTTCGGAATCATGAGAAAAACTATATCCTTCTTTCTTCCATGTTTCCCAAAATTTTGCAGAACCTTCTCGCATAAAACAAATTCGTTCTTCCGTTGCGATGGGTGTTAATACAAGAAAATTAGCACGTTTCCCATTCTCTGTGATGAGTCCGTGAAGGTTGGGTAGTGAATCCTTAGAACCTTGCTCTATTTCGTCTGTGACGTTGCGTAGAACGAACCAATTGAAGTCTAGATAAAGTTGGTCGGGATCTTTTCTTGGATTTTGAATGGTATGAGAATGACCAAACCAAATTCCTGTGTTCCAAGGAAACTTTACCATTTCACCCAGTACATGTTGGATCCAAGTTTCTGATTTATCTTCTGAGTCTTTTAAAAGTTGGATGGCAAATACGAGTTCGATTCTTGAAAAGTTTTCATAATCTTTATGATAGAGTTCAATGGATGGTTGGTTTTGAACACTCATCCCAATTGTGGAAAAGATTTTGATCCCAGGAAATTCTTTGGGTAAAAAAGAAGCAATTCCTAGAGATGGATACTTTCCTCCATCGGCAGACCAATACTTTTCATGTTTCCCAAGTTTTGATTCTAAAAAATCCAATCGAAGTTTTTGTGCTTTCTTCCAATGATCTTTTTCAGCAACAGATTCCCAAAATTTTCGATTGGCCCGCACTCGTTCGGCAATCACTCCATTTTCTGGATCACCGAGAGGAGAAGCAGTAGGAGCTTCTTCTTTTGCAAACTTTGCATACCCATGAATCCCTTTGATCCCTGACCAAGAAGGAAGATAGGCTTGCAGTTCTTCATCAACAAATAAAGCAACACCATCACCTTCTTCTGACCAAATGAAATGAATTTGATCTTCTGTGAGTGATGTCTGTGCATTAGAATCTGTAATTTCCGATTTGGTCAACACGGGCGCAAGGCCAGCATCAAAATCTTCATCCAGGCGAGCATCAGGTGCATCAATTAAGTTACGCACCCAAAGTGTTTTCATGGGCCACTCAGGGTTGTTATGTGATTGTAAGTAAAGGTAAATGGTTCTTCCATCATCTTCTAAAAAGGCAGTAAAAGAACCGTAAGGATTTGCTTCTTGGTATAAAACTTTGGGGGTGCTGGGATTCATTAAAATTTATGCGGAACAACTCTCTCTTTAAATTTCGCTAGTAGTTTGGATATGGTTTCATCCATTCCTTCTTCAAAATAAATATCTGGATAATAACCGGAGGCATTTCTTAGACCAATGAGTTCTGGTTCGTTCCACTTCCTGTAACTTTTGAGTGAGTTCCAGACTTCTTCCGAAGGAGAATGGTTTTCCTTTTTAGCGTCGATGAAAGATTGGATCGTGCGAGTTGGGGTCATACGTGTATAGATTCTTTGGTCTCGGAGGGAAACCAACTAAAATTTTAGACTGTT
Coding sequences:
- the gcvT gene encoding glycine cleavage system aminomethyltransferase GcvT, whose product is MVPESERESAVELKQTPLHTIHKEMGAKMVPFGGWDMPVQYTGIIQEHLATRSAAGLFDVSHMGEIFVTGDEADVLTFLESVTCNTITGMKVGQVQYNAVVNENGGLVDDITVYKFSDSKYMICSNASNYPAVTKHLETYKKGNVSVLDDSKNWHQIALQGPKADEIFSKYLGKDLSSILYYHFEEMNWKGETIIVSRTGYTGEDGFEIYTSNTLGVTLWKELLEIGKDYGLVPVGLGARDTLRLEAKYPLYGHELNAEWTPVESGINFIVKEKPSPYLGYTRIIADKKNGPKSKVVGIRLMEPGVLRENFPIFSGDGKEIGKSTSGTHSPSRKESLGLAILDTEFAKNQVEVFVEIRGQKKLAKVETGAFIQGSVRNNR
- a CDS encoding synaptic vesicle VAT-1 family membrane protein; amino-acid sequence: MLREVYRIEKTGSIDHLQRKSEPLSEPKGDEVTIEVKAIGLNFADVFSIYGLYSATPKGSFIPGLEFAGKIAKIGEKVKNFQVGDSVFGVTRFGAYTTHLNISEKTVFALPKGWSMQDGAAFVVQALTAYYALVPLGQVKEGDHILIHSAAGGVGIMAGHIAKKKKAITIGLVGDSRKFSILKEVGYDYFLIRSPKFKQEMRKILSEHPLKIVLECLGGRYFHDSYDLLAPMGRLITYGSANFTPSHSFRNWLSIAYSYLRRPKIDPLSMISDNKSVMGFNLIWLWNEIDELRKHFSDLMILSLPKQTIGHEFTFDSILDALRTFQSGQTIGKIVITVP
- a CDS encoding suppressor of fused domain protein — its product is MNPSTPKVLYQEANPYGSFTAFLEDDGRTIYLYLQSHNNPEWPMKTLWVRNLIDAPDARLDEDFDAGLAPVLTKSEITDSNAQTSLTEDQIHFIWSEEGDGVALFVDEELQAYLPSWSGIKGIHGYAKFAKEEAPTASPLGDPENGVIAERVRANRKFWESVAEKDHWKKAQKLRLDFLESKLGKHEKYWSADGGKYPSLGIASFLPKEFPGIKIFSTIGMSVQNQPSIELYHKDYENFSRIELVFAIQLLKDSEDKSETWIQHVLGEMVKFPWNTGIWFGHSHTIQNPRKDPDQLYLDFNWFVLRNVTDEIEQGSKDSLPNLHGLITENGKRANFLVLTPIATEERICFMREGSAKFWETWKKEGYSFSHDSERRMLEF